The Macadamia integrifolia cultivar HAES 741 chromosome 4, SCU_Mint_v3, whole genome shotgun sequence genome contains the following window.
AGTAATCATTAAAAACACTGTCTGCATCTTCCACATGCACCTTCCAATGTTCTTTTGATATACTTCAATATCATGTAAGAACAATTTCGGTGGGAAAAGATACATCAAGCTTTCTTGAGAAGATTTAAGGTTTTAAAGAAGGTAAAGAGGGATATTGCGGTTGGGGAAGTTTGAGGAAATAGAGTCCGGTAGGAAACGGATCATAGCTTTGTATATGAGAGATTTAACTTAGCAGAAGTCAAAGTTTAGGGTATGGAGAAAATTAATTTATAATGTAAAGGGTTTGCAGGGCAATGTGGTTAGGGTATGGAGACAGATGTGCTGTGAagtaaatagagaaaaataatgTGGGATAGTGGACTCaagaattaaaattaaaattcataGAACCTGAACAAAAGAAACCAGAGAAGTGGTGTTAGAATtgaaaaatataggaaaacATGAGGAATCCAAGGTCCTCTTGGTGCTGACCGTTGAACTGAATAGTGAATCttggatttctctctctctttttccttgtaAAGCATCAGGATAAATTGTTTACTGTACCCATATAACTCTGTGGACCAATCATAGTAAGAGATTTGAGTTGGTAGCTGATTCTTTGGTCCTCCGAGCAGAGCTAAAACAATATAACATAATATACAACTGGAAAGATAAGAACCTTCTTTAATAGGAATGGCATCACCAATTCTTAACCATGAAATTGAAGGAAAGGAAACTCCAATGAAGGAAATCTGTAGAACACACATACCAGTAGCAAAAGTAAAGAGTAGTCTGTTTCATTTGATAACAGACATGCATGGATTAGTGTTGACAACAAGTATGGCCTGGAATAGAGTTGAATTGAAAACAGGGTCCATGTAGCTGAGCTTATTTGGTGGGGATGAAGGAATAAGGCTTAGATGAGGTGAGTAGAGTTGAATTAACCCAGCCTCATTTGGTAGACATCTCAATTACAACAGTGGCCCCTATCTCAATAATAAGCTTTAAATTCTTGTACTTTGACTCTtgttgaaattagaaactaatacaCTTGGCTTCCAAATGAGACTACTTTTGACCCTCGCCATGCCTAGAAACATTTAGCGCTCATGAATCATGATCTGCCATGTGGTGGGAGAAGGGTGTCTCCATGTCAGAGTACTGTCACCATCTCAGTGGTAGAAAATGAATATGGAAAGTGTTTAGAAGTTTGATCCAAACTTTCACAAATTTATGAAATTGCCACgagagaaatgaataaaaatatgaatGGCATCTTTATAGTTTTGACACTTCCTCTGCTCATTTTAAGATGAAATTTAACCAATGATCTGGGTGTGGGGTCCTTTTATCACATGGACCCACCCGTGTTCTCTCATGTGCCAGACCTGTACTCATATGATTTCTTCCTTTATGGAATGCATTTTTAACTCATTACTATGTGTCATATTACTTTCATTTACTTATAAAATGCTAAAATTTGAAATTAGTAACAAAATTATTAGTTTAACCAGCTGTTAATTGTATTATTTCATCTCATATGGCAGCTGTTTACCCTTATACAACTTCAACTATACATATGATTATATCATGTCAACACCAAATAGTTTTGTAGACAGGTGAGTGGCTAATCGCTCTCTTCCATCATGTTGATTATTGATAATTATAGTTATTCCGTTGGTTTTTCTTATTGTGAAATGCTCTTCTGTGTGGTTGGGCCATGTATAGAACAATGGCCTTCAATTTGCAAACAATGGATACAAATAAAGCTTCCTGTCGCTTAccagagggaaaaaaaagggcaGAGGGAGGGGAGTAGTTACATCACTCTCTGGTGAGTTAGTGAGCTCACCCAATCAAATCACTTGGCCATAAAGGTATCTAGGGATGCTTACATAAATACATGTGGTGGGTAAGTGTAATTACTCAGATACCCCTAGAAACTTTTCTGGTTATGAAAATTATTGGGTGAATGACCCATGGCTGATGAAGCAATCATTTTccagaagagggaaaaaaaggaagcgacaacaacaacaataacaaatgCCTATAACAGAACTGTACGAAGAGGGTAAAGCATTCTCCAAGTCCCACTCGAAGATAAGGGTAGCTATGACTATGCAAAATATTCCTCTCTTACGGAGAGTGTTATGGATTATTGTAATGTCATTTGGAATCCATTTAGTGCAAAAGGCCAACCTGGCTAGAGAGAATAATACCTGCATGTAACCTTGGTGGTGGTCAAATTCAATAGACTGAAGAACATTAAGAAAGCTGAGTAGCATatcccctcaaaaaaaaaaaaaaaaggttttatgTGGAATGCTGAATTCATAGCCCACCAAAAAGATATTGGTAATGAAAGGAAGCATGCACAAcaatcaaaaaaagaaataatcatGTACTTCTTCATACTCATAAAATCACCAGTGGTTTCCTTGTATGCCTTTTGATCCATAAATTTTTGTCCTAGGCACCAAGTATCTTATCTGAAAATATTACTTAAACCAGTTattttgcaaaataaaatatctgtTGTATGGCCTATAGACTCTAATAGCATTTGCTCTATAATGCTGGTAGCAGCTTTGCTGATACGAAGGGAAGTCGTTACAATCCAAAAATGCATCCTGTTATTCCTGTTCATAATTGGAGGAAAGGATCCCAGGTAATAATTCAATGGTTTAATGGGTTCAGATGCTGCTTGAATTTGGTGaaaaagttgatttttttttcccacataTTCCTGTGGCATGCATTTGCCTTACTCCATGTGGTATCTTTTTTCAGTGGGTTGTTTTAACGAGAAAGCATGCTGAGATTGTAATGGAAGACAATACAGTCTACTCAATGTTTCAGCAGCATTGCAGAGTAAGTCACTATGGTGATCAAACCTTTTATATTGCATGAACAAGGTTTAAGGACTGGTATTTTTGGACTGATTGGTATCAGGAAATAGCAGTCTGCAATATTCAGGAATGTATGATCCAGACAAGGGATCAACCTACAAAAAGATGGGGGAAAAAACCctgtcattcttcttcagatTTAAAACACCAAATAGGAAGAAGCTTCCTGTTCTTCTCACTAGCACATTATATTAGTGTTCTGTAATAAGAGAGCCAAGGTAATGGATTGTCTTCTTCTGCTTCACTCCCAGTGATCTGTCGTTCAATCTTCATAAATCATCAAACTCAGCTCTTCTTCAACACTGACACCAATTTCTATTCCATTTCTTGGGTATTGCCTGCCTACCTTTATTCCACCCTTGTTGGTGACATTAATCAGTGCACTCACTCTTCAGAGGACCAGTGTAGCCCTGCCAGAAATCTCTCTGACAAAAGTTAGGTAACGCTTATTTTGCATTATGGTGGTAACTGGTAAGGCTGCAAGGGATCCACTATATGACGTTGACAAATATGATAATATTTGAGTATACTTAGTTATGGCTTATTTTGCATTATAGTAGTAAATTTAAAGTTTCCATGAACTGCTCTTCATGCTTTCTTTAATCCAACACTGTTATATTATCCTTGTCCTCACCTTTCAAAGAATTACTGTTTTTCTCTCCCTATGAATTCTTATACCCTTTGTTTGATAATTGTGCAGAGGAGGTCACTACCTGAGTTTTGGCGGAACCATCCTCTTGTAAGTACTTCTTTGTCATCAGAGTCAACCAGCTATTCTGGATGCTGTTTCCTTGTATTTGTAGTTGAAACATCATCTGAAATGTACTTTGTACTTGCTGCCATGAGGAAGATATAACTCAGCTATGAGCAAGAAACAGTAATTAAGAATTGGGATTTCAACTTACCACTATTAAACTTCCTTTTTCTGCAGGCTGTAGATGTTTCAAAGGAGCATAACTGTATACCAGATGAACATTATGTTCAGACATTGCTGGCAGTAAGTTGATTTCTCATTCTCGAGTTTCCAATCCttaaaactgaatttttttttttttttgtagaggaTTTAGTGCATAAAACTAGAAGATTCTTGAAGTCTAAAAGCAACCTGATATTTGAAAATTGACAGAACCAGCTTTGGATTTAGCTAACATTAATGTCCTTTCATGACCATTTGGAGGCAGTTCTGTCAATTTATTGCTAGAGTAACTTCTCCTACTGCGTTGGAGCGCCTAGTTAGTTATTTTGCTTTATAGAGAAACTCATGTGGGTAAAAACACCACATGCTTCCCTTAGTTTAAAATGTATGGCATGAATTATTATTGTCAAAGTGAGAGTAAGAATGCCCCCATTTCTACTTGACCTATTtgtaaaaattagaattttgtCGAGAAGCATTATTGTTTTTCATTTGCCTTTTTTAAACTATTCAATGATTTATGGTATTACTTTTTAAAAGTTTTCTGCACCCCCTTTATGCATCTCTCAATTTCTTCATACCAGCAAGAGGGACTTGAAGGGGAAATTACTCGGAGATCTTTGACATATGCTTCCTGGGATCTTTCATCCTCCAAAGATCGCAAAAGGCGTGGGTGGCATCCAGTGACTTACAAAATGTCAGATGCTACCCCAGAACTTATTAAAACAATAAAGGTATTCAAACTTAATCTTTGCTTGCAAAACAGTTTTGAGCTTCATAGTTCATCCCATTTAGTCAGATCTATAAAGTCTTCATTATATGGTTCTCAACTCCTCCCAAAACCAAGATTAGATATCAAATGCATATCAAGCCCGGGTAAGGCTTTTGAGAATGAACCATTACTAGAGTCTATTTATTTATgtcagtaaaaaaagaaaaaaaaaatactttctcTAGCTGGAATCAGCTTTGGTACCTTATATTGATATTAGAAAAATAATGTTACTACTCAATCTTTGATCAGAGTGGGACATTGTAGTTATTAGATTAGCTGAGTTGGGATCAATTAACCAACAAGTggtttgggtttcttgggttttGCAGAACAtaaataacatatattatgATACCGAACATCGAAGAGAAACTTGTAGCAGCCAAGGGAAGCCAGGACATTGCTTTCTCTTTGCAAGGAAGTTCACTAGGCTTGCTGCCCTCCGGCTTCTTAAAATGGTAAGCTATTTTCCCTCTAATGTTGATTCTTCCAGTTGATATCTACTTGTCTAAAACAGTAAGAAAACAGTAATAAGGTGGTATCTTGAGCAGAGGACAATTTTGGTTCGAAGGGCTGGTGTAGATTGTGTAGTTgtcttaggggtgtcaatttccagTCCGAACCGGTTGGATTGATTGaaattgacaaaaaaatcagaccaaatcaaaccaaacccttATAGCTTTGGTTTCGGCTATTATGAAACTGGTAGAAAACCCAACCGCCTGACCTAATTGACTGACCAAGACTGGAAACTGAACTGAAACCGAAAAACCCCgttgaaaacaaagaaaaaacattATAAAGACACTTATCGGTCCATTAAGGCAACACTATAAAGACCGAACCAAACACAAAATCGAACTGTCTaaacagtttggttttggtttgaacTAATCAAGACCATAACCGGACCAAACCGTCTGATTGACACCCCATATTGTCCTCTTGTTCAGTACCAATTAccaatttatttatattttagatGTTTCCTTGACAAActgcaatttatttatttgtttgtgctgGTGTTTTCTCTTGGGCAGTCTGTGTTGGGAGCTTCCAATAAAGGATCCGGTGAATTATAATTTTGGTGACATGCCATCTGTTGCAAGTTCCAGCCAGGTAATAATCTTCATTATAATCAGTAAAATTAGCTGTAAAATAAGGCATAGAGaacaaataaaaatgatataaaGCTGGTGATGTTCTCGTCTCCCTGTAGATGTAAAATTAAAGAACATATACATGTTATTCTTTGGGTAGCCTTTTTGTAGATGTAGTTAAGGGGTCAATTACAGAACtgagggttttttttgttttttcttctttttatagtTTTCTTTGGTGGGTTTGTACTGTTTCTTCTGTAAAATTGGAAATGAAAGCTTACAGAGGTTTTACTGTTAAACAACAGTAAGGATTGTCACCCGTCCGGTACTCAAGTGGGGGCTGCACCTGGTTTTCAGCCAGAAATCTGAGCGCGGATGGGCTGGAATGCTGGATTTAATTTAGGACTGAGCGTGTCGCTGATATTAATGGCTAGCCTGGCCTGAACCCCGGGGCCCGACTCCTGAGCCCTTGGACCATACGACTGGAATATCATCACACTAACCAAAGAACGGTCAAAATGTATGTTCCTTCTTTTTGAGTACTCCAAACCTGACAACCTGCCATTACAGGAGGTCCAATCACTTTTCCCAAACCCTCATCAATGTCAAGTGGGCCCCCTTTCTGGCTCCTTGTGGGTCCACCTGGGGCCTAGCacacaaaaaaggggaaaaaaaatcatgtggTAAGTTCGGGTAAGAAAACAACTAGACGAAAAGATCGGCAATTATCCGTGTCTCAAATACGATACGGTTTGGCTGTATCAGGTCGGTATCAAACGCAAATTGAAAAGCTAACCAATTTTCTAGCTGATTTAGATCCGTATTGATATTGTATCAGTATCGGATACTGGCAACACAGATACGTGCCAATTGATACTGACACCagtacctaaatccatggtctTAAGAGAATCAACTCTAGCAGCCGGGAACATATTAACCAGAGGCCCAATCTCAAGATGTATCTGAAATTTTGGCTCACCTTCAGGTTGGCTTGGGTCGCCCGACTTCAACTGCATTACGACCAAGTTTCCTTTTACACAAGGGACTCCAAGAATAGTGTCAAGGGTATTTTGAACTCCTTATGACAATAGGGGGCAAAGGGAATTATTACATCTCAATAACTAGATTTTCTTGACAAAAACTTGCTTGGGATTGAGTGTTATGAAACCAGTTGAAATTCGGATCAgaccaaaattgaatcaaatcaaacatAGAACTCCAtatcgaaaccaaaccacaccTAAAATTGCACcaaacatgaaaatcataaaaaataaaaaataaaaaataaaatgctgAAGCATGATCACCCATGATCTCTATTAGGTTCACTAGTCAATAAGTTTTACTGTAGGGCGTAGAGGGAGATCTTGTAAAACATAAAACATGGGCaactaaagaagaaaagtaaactACTTCAACCATGATCCGTATGTAGTTCAATTACGTACCAGAGAGGCAGAAATCTTGGTGAGGGTTGACAGGCAAAATTTCTTCCCCTTCAGTTGTGTTTTTAATGTTTCGATCGAAGCCCAATAAATGCAATATTAACTCAACATTGACTTCTATCAAAAAATAACTCAACATGGACTTTTGTAGCATCATCGTAAGGAAGTTAATAACAACTCAGCCCAGCCATTATAACTCCACAATTCCACGGAAGATATCTTGGCCCTTGTGGTTCAAGCAAGAAGTTGACTGTGtcactctttcttcttttcctccccCCTTAGCTTTGACCCAGGCAATCCGAACCATATACCACTACTTATGAGGAGAATGAATCTGTTGCATGTACGATCTTGTGGGCATCTAACATTTGTTCCACCTTTTACTATTACAAGGGTGAAGAGGactatatttgaaaataaaaaggacagTTGTTGAATGCTCACATGTACAATCAAGTGATAGTATGAACAATAAATCCAATTTCGCTTAAAGCAGTGATCCTATCtgatgttcccaggttgacactgagagggtgGTGAATtagtggttttaaaaatttctttatttgcaacccaacaaaaaaaaattccactgcACAGTTCTAGATTGGCCGGGGCAATCCCGTAATTATCAATCACACAAACAACGAcacgtccacctcacaccacaatgtggttGGGTCTACCAGACAATGTCCCATCACTCTgcacaacacgcacttcaaatatatgtagaaaaataaatgcgagacAATAACACCAAATATACGTGGTTCAGCCAGAGTGCCTACTTcacggaggaatacccatatagggtttcgtatttcctcaatactcaactttttcaacCGCTACAATGGTCCAGGAACCTATCCTTGCTTCAATCTAagatgcaactcagacaagggcatcaaccccacaccctagacaagccccaacttgctaggttcacaattttaaatcaataaaattccaacccaatacatcattgatctagagtttctcaatAATCAATAGACTCTAGAAtaccaaaatagggatttcagataCGGATTACCTCAGCCTGTGTAATCCGATTGATGATTGCTTGCTTGACATATAAAATGAGACTTGAACATGCTCAAACCATCAACATCTCAACCTTTtggatctctttctctctcaaggttgcttctcttcctctctctctctttctctttttattgcagaaaataaaaaaacaacttGAAGAAGCTAGATTCTGCCGAGTGGATCGATTAAGCATGAAAGAATCCTCCTTGATCTGAAATTCTATTCATTCTTGGGCTCTCTTTATTTCGCTGCTGTCCATGTGCGTGAAAAAGAATCCAATCTGAAGTCCACTTCCCAATCTTTAGTGCTTGAACATGTGGCAGACTCTTGCTATCCTCTCTTCTTTGTAATaacttcactttcttcttctggcTGAATCCAACACTTGGCAGTTGCTGCACATGAATGAGATAAGGAATCTAGACTTCATCTTCAAATAAAACTGTTGTAGAAACCTTGTTGAATTCACGTTGGTTTCTAGCACTTTAACTCCTAATTTTAACCAATCTGTTGTCTCCAATTCAGCAACGTGTTTATTTCTAACTCCTTTAAATCTTGCTGTATTTTACTCATGCGAGAGCCAATCCCATCTCAATCGTTTATATTTGGAATTCTGTACCAACCGCCCATGAGCTTTGAGAGTTCTAATAAAactcaatttatttttctttaaaccgAGCCAAACTCTAATTACCTCATCAACTCATGTGCTTTGCTGATTCTCAAAACCAAGAGGTTGTTGATGCTGCCATACACTCCTTGTCATAGTAGAACTCTTATtgtatttatgattttaaatcaAAGAGGTTACTCAAAAGAGAGACACGTTCAAGCTTGCTGGCCCATTGCATATACATAATGCTATCTTACCTCATCAAACCACCTTGCTTATATAATGAGATTTCAATCCAAATATCTAATGGACTACTAGGACCGGTTCAATCTAATTGGTTCAAGATTGAACCCAAATTTTGACCCATAATTCATAACCAACCCAATCATCAAATCCAAGTGTATTTGGTTAAGATATCAAACCTAAACAAATTGAACTAGAACCATCACactgttgccaacaatgacaacacttgATCTGATTTCCCAACACTATCTATCTTTCTTACTACAGATGATTTatgggagaaaagaaaaaccacttctcaaaagaaaaagaaaatgaaaattacatgtgaaaaaaCTTTCACCATTTAATTTTGAACTAATCTATACACTAGTTATTGATGATACATAAAGAGGTGGGCTAGAACTTTTTTTGTTCGAATGTTTTACAATGGGGAGAGACTATAGGATCTTTGGATGCATCAAATCGTCAATTAATGCATTCTTAAATCTTAATGTTTCCTTTTAAGATGGTAGCTGAGGGTGCTAAGTTCATTTAGGAGGTCCCCCAACCACACGAGTCATGAGACTCCTGACCCATGAcccacccctctctctctctctctctctctctctctctctctctccattttgtCCGTTCTTTGCAAATAAGAAAGTCAACACAAGACATGTAGAGGGaattaggaaaagaaaagaagaaaaaaaatcacaaccATAGTATATTCActatttccttttgttttcaaatttacATAAGCCCCTAAAGGTAGTATAATTAATGGATCACCtgttagaagaaaaaataacttcagaaaaaaataagaagaaatcaAATCTAAGAATACCCCAAGCCCATTAACGATTCAGAAAGAAAACTCAGAATcaactcaagaaaaaaaaaaaaattaagagaaagaTCTTCTCTTCATCCCTATACCAATTTCCTTTTAGGGACATCTAGCATTCCTTCCAGGACCtccataataaaaataattaccccaAACATTGTTTTGTCCCTCTTGAATATTATAGCAATTCGGGTGGTCAGCCACGACCCGAAGGTTTGATGGAGGAATCAAGTTGTTGTCCCAGTCCACAACTTGCAGGTTCCGGAAATAAGAAGCCTTCCTGAATCCTTCTCCGGCGAAGTGACCGCTGCCCATCTGTGTCGACGTGTGGAACCCATACGGTCGAGTGTTCACAATCTCTCCTCCAAACTGTACCATGCTTGCATGATTCCTCAAGTGACTAAACAAGAAAGATGGCCAATACCCTACCAGTGGACCCGACGCGAATTGAAGCCACCAATGCCCGCGCTTCGGATCCTGCATAACAATGATGAAAAAGTTTTAATTCTGTTTGGAAGAGGTTCCTAATGACAGTGTGGGGAGAAATTTGCTCACCAAACCAATGATAGTGCAGAGAATAGTATTATTCAACGTAGAATCCACATAGGTCATAACAGAAGAGTGTTTCAACAAGATTTTAGGTATTGGGATTGGATAAGTTCCCTGATCGATACCATATTGTTGGTGTGAGAACAAATGAGGGCAAAATGGTTGGCTCTGACCGATACAACctatattggtatcaatattgaCGTTAACCAATATAATTCACTAAAACCATGTGTAACGATGTAGAAGTCAAATCACATTATGTAAAAGACATTGGCATCTGCACTCCAGCCTCATGcacttctttttcccattttgttTACTATGCTATTTatctttttataaaaaaataggagattttttttctacCACGAGATGAACATCACTGTGCGGATTGAAGGGACAATTTACTCCCCCTCTCCCCACCCCTCGAATTGAGTGGTCCTAATGCAGTGACCCGTTCATTGTGGGACCTAGATTCTCTCAAAGTGCATCAATCCCTCTAGCATACATCGGACACAACTAGTAGCACTAGGGCTCACATCCCATGCGCTTTCTAGCCGTCCGATGTGCACTAAGGAGGTTGgcacacttgagaggatctcatTCCTCACCATGGCCTTGGAGAAAAtcggtcaaaaaaaaaaagaatgaatgtagaaaaaaaaaagattaaaaagaaaaaagtggaTGCGTTGGGGAAACCTTTTCTCTTTTGTATGTATATGTAAAAGGAAGAGAATTTttatctaacaaaaaaaaaaaaaaaaaaaaaaaaggtaaaaagaagagaaaaagaaaaagaaactccTTACGCGTGACGTGTTGAATAGATACTTGACGCGTTACGCCGACATATGGGGTAGACTCTGTACAGACCTTATTAGTCAGTACAGTCAACGGAAGTATATTCCTTTTCGACAACCAGGGATACAACGGTGCAAATTTTGTGGTTTAAAATCGTTCGATCAAAGTCAAACAGTTCTTATGGTCAACTAAACGATCCAAGTGTGTACGGCATTTtccctaaggctatgtttggataccaaggaaaggaaagaaaacaaaaattgaattatttttctttaatgtgTAAATCCAACCCAAACGATCGGACTAACCAAGAAGTTGTGGGTGTTAAATTCCAACCCAAATCGATCAGACAGACCAAGAATCGAACCAAACTAAAGCCTTATCAGTTCAGCTTCGGTTTAAGTTTTATGAAACCGATCAAccgaaataaaaaaacaaaccgGATCAATAAGAGTCCATTAAACCAATCcgataaaaacccaaaatcgaACCAGACTGAAAATGAAACTCACAACAATGGTTTGGCTTCAGAGTCAAATCGATCGAAACttaaccaaatcaaaaccaaaccaaatggaCAGTTTGACACCATACCTAGTACATAGATTgaacctggaaaaaaaaaattaacttttaagttttttaaTAACCCTATTCCTCTTAATCTGTTAACTATTGACTTACTTAGAATGAAGAATCACAGTACCTTCCAGATCAATAAGCTGATGTCGAATTGCCCACCATTGAAAGATGACCTGGGGGAGATTGCAGCCCCAATAGCAATCCTATTGTTTGTTTGAACAAAGCCTGAACACAGCAAATTGTAGCATCCAGTGGTTTGATATGCATCAGTCTGTATATAAAAACCCAAGATGGATTAGCATTAATCCTCACTCATTACTAAGAAAAGGTTTGTTAATTAGATACTTACTGTCCAGTAAGTGAAGAACCTGGGATAATTGTCTCCATACAGCTCAGGGCTTacctaatagaaaataaatgaagatgGGACAGCTTTAATTTCCTATGCTTGATGATTA
Protein-coding sequences here:
- the LOC122077394 gene encoding glycosyltransferase BC10-like, encoding MKRRSSQNKSQSQWNRNIFALLLLSFCFGCLILTETRYSRIKMILSSSPPFVQRPKIAFLFIARNRLLSDVVWDTFFQGERENRFSIFVHARPGFTLNNVTTKSAYFYDRQIDDSIQVDWGEASMIQAERILLKNALADPFNDRFVFLSDSCLPLYNFNYTYDYIMSTPNSFVDSFADTKGSRYNPKMHPVIPVHNWRKGSQWVVLTRKHAEIVMEDNTVYSMFQQHCRRRSLPEFWRNHPLAVDVSKEHNCIPDEHYVQTLLAQEGLEGEITRRSLTYASWDLSSSKDRKRRGWHPVTYKMSDATPELIKTIKNINNIYYDTEHRRETCSSQGKPGHCFLFARKFTRLAALRLLKMSVLGASNKGSGEL